A stretch of Rhinopithecus roxellana isolate Shanxi Qingling chromosome 12, ASM756505v1, whole genome shotgun sequence DNA encodes these proteins:
- the GBP3 gene encoding guanylate-binding protein 3 isoform X2, with amino-acid sequence MAPEIHMTGPMCLIENTNGELVANPEALKILSAITQPVVVVAIVGLYRTGKSYLMNKLAGKNMGFSMGSTVESHTKGIWMWSVPHPKKPEHTLVLLDTEGLGDVKKGDNQNDSWIFALAVLLSSTFVYNSMGTINQQAMDQLHYVTELTHRIQSKSSPDENENEDSADFVSFFPDFVWTLRDFSLDLEADGQPLTADEYLEYSLKLTQGTSEKDKNFNLPRLCIQKFFPKKKCFVFDRPVDCKKLARLEKLHDEELDPEFVQQVADFCSYIFSNSKTKTLSGGIKVNGPRLESLVLTYIDAISSGDLPCMENTILALAQRENSVAVQKAIAHYDQQMGQKVQLPTETLQELLDMHRDSEREATEVFMKNSFKDVDHLFQKKLALQLEKKRDDFCKQNQEASSDRCSALLQDIFSPLEEEVKMGIYSKPGGYCLFIQKLQDLKKKYHEEPRKGIQAEEILQTYLKSKESVTDAILQTDQILTKKEKEIEVEHVKAESAQASAKMVEEMQIKYQQMMEEKEKSYQEHVKQLTEKIERERAQLLEEQERTLTSQLQEQAQLLKERCQGESTQLQNEIQKLQKTLKKKTKRYMSHKLKI; translated from the exons ATGGCTCCAGAGATCCACATGACAGGCCCAATGTGCCTCATTGAGAACACTAACGGGGAACTGGTGGCGAATCCAGAAGCTCTGAAGATCCTGTCTGCCATTACAcagcctgtggtggtggtggcaattGTGGGCCTCTACCGCACAGGAAAATCCTACCTGATGAACAAGCTGGCTGGGAAGAATATGG GCTTCTCTATGGGCTCCACAGTGGAATCTCACACCAAAGGAATCTGGATGTGGAGTGTGCCTCACCCCAAGAAGCCAGAACACACCCTAGTCCTGCTTGACACTGAGGGCCTGGGAGATGTAAAGAAG GGTGACAACCAGAATGACTCCTGGATCTTCGCCCTGGCTGTCCTCCTGAGCAGCACCTTCGTGTACAACAGCATGGGAACCATCAACCAGCAGGCCATGGACCAACTGCA CTATGTGACAGAGCTGACACATCGAATCCAATCAAAATCCTCACCTGATGAGAATGAGAATGAGGATTCAGCTGACTTTGTGAGCTTCTTCCCAGACTTTGTGTGGACACTGAGAGATTTCTCCCTGGACTTAGAAGCAGATGGACAACCCCTCACAGCAGATGAGTACCTGGAGTATTCTCTGAAGCTAACACAAG GTACcagtgaaaaagataaaaattttaatctgCCCCGACTCTGTATCCAAAAGTTCTTCCcaaagaaaaaatgctttgtCTTTGATCGCCCCGTTGACTGCAAGAAGCTTGCCCGGCTCGAGAAACTACATGATGAAGAGCTGGACCCCGAATTTGTGCAACAAGTAGCAGACTTCTGTTCCTACATCTTTAGTAATTCCAAAACTAAAACTCTTTCAGGAGGCATCAAGGTCAACGGGCCTC GTCTAGAAAGCCTGGTGCTGACCTATATTGATGCTATCAGCAGTGGGGATCTGCCCTGCATGGAGAACACAATCCTGGCCTTGGCCCAGAGAGAGAACTCAGTTGCAGTGCAAAAAGCCATTGCTCACTACGACCAGCAGATGGGCCAGAAGGTGCAGCTGCCCACGGAAACCCTCCAGGAGTTGCTGGACATGCACAGAGACAGTGAGAGGGAGGCCACTGAAGTATTTATGAAGAACTCTTTCAAGGATGTGGACCatctgtttcaaaagaaattaGCG CTCCAGCTAGAAAAAAAGCGGGATGACTTTTGTAAACAGAATCAGGAAGCATCATCAGATCGTTGCTCAGCTTTACTTCAGGACATTTTCAGCCCTCTAGAAGAAGAAGTGAAGATGGGAATTTATTCAAAACCAGGAGGCTATTGTCTCTTTATTCAGAAGCTACAAGACCTGAAGAAAAAGTACCATGAGGAACCGAGGAAGGGGATACAG GCTGAGGAGATTCTGCAGACATACTTGAAATCCAAGGAGTCTGTGACTGATGCAATTCTACAGACAGACCAGATtctcacaaaaaaggaaaaggagattgAAG TGGAACATGTAAAAGCTGAATCTGCACAGGCTTCAGCAAAAATGGTggaggaaatgcaaataaagtaTCAGCAGAtgatggaagagaaagagaagagttaTCAGGAACATGTGAAACAATTGACGGAGAAGATAGAGAGGGAGAGGGCCCAGTTGCTGGAAGAGCAAGAGAGGACCCTCACTAGTCAACTTCAG GAACAGGCCCAACTACTGAAGGAGAGATGCCAAGGTGAAAGTACCCAACTTCAAAATGAGATACAAAAGCTACAgaagaccctgaaaaaaaaaaccaagagatATATGTCTCATAAGCTAAAGATCTAA
- the GBP3 gene encoding guanylate-binding protein 3 isoform X1, producing the protein MAPEIHMTGPMCLIENTNGELVANPEALKILSAITQPVVVVAIVGLYRTGKSYLMNKLAGKNMGFSMGSTVESHTKGIWMWSVPHPKKPEHTLVLLDTEGLGDVKKGDNQNDSWIFALAVLLSSTFVYNSMGTINQQAMDQLHYVTELTHRIQSKSSPDENENEDSADFVSFFPDFVWTLRDFSLDLEADGQPLTADEYLEYSLKLTQGTSEKDKNFNLPRLCIQKFFPKKKCFVFDRPVDCKKLARLEKLHDEELDPEFVQQVADFCSYIFSNSKTKTLSGGIKVNGPRLESLVLTYIDAISSGDLPCMENTILALAQRENSVAVQKAIAHYDQQMGQKVQLPTETLQELLDMHRDSEREATEVFMKNSFKDVDHLFQKKLAVIFLSRLHGFGFWKLQLEKKRDDFCKQNQEASSDRCSALLQDIFSPLEEEVKMGIYSKPGGYCLFIQKLQDLKKKYHEEPRKGIQAEEILQTYLKSKESVTDAILQTDQILTKKEKEIEVEHVKAESAQASAKMVEEMQIKYQQMMEEKEKSYQEHVKQLTEKIERERAQLLEEQERTLTSQLQEQAQLLKERCQGESTQLQNEIQKLQKTLKKKTKRYMSHKLKI; encoded by the exons ATGGCTCCAGAGATCCACATGACAGGCCCAATGTGCCTCATTGAGAACACTAACGGGGAACTGGTGGCGAATCCAGAAGCTCTGAAGATCCTGTCTGCCATTACAcagcctgtggtggtggtggcaattGTGGGCCTCTACCGCACAGGAAAATCCTACCTGATGAACAAGCTGGCTGGGAAGAATATGG GCTTCTCTATGGGCTCCACAGTGGAATCTCACACCAAAGGAATCTGGATGTGGAGTGTGCCTCACCCCAAGAAGCCAGAACACACCCTAGTCCTGCTTGACACTGAGGGCCTGGGAGATGTAAAGAAG GGTGACAACCAGAATGACTCCTGGATCTTCGCCCTGGCTGTCCTCCTGAGCAGCACCTTCGTGTACAACAGCATGGGAACCATCAACCAGCAGGCCATGGACCAACTGCA CTATGTGACAGAGCTGACACATCGAATCCAATCAAAATCCTCACCTGATGAGAATGAGAATGAGGATTCAGCTGACTTTGTGAGCTTCTTCCCAGACTTTGTGTGGACACTGAGAGATTTCTCCCTGGACTTAGAAGCAGATGGACAACCCCTCACAGCAGATGAGTACCTGGAGTATTCTCTGAAGCTAACACAAG GTACcagtgaaaaagataaaaattttaatctgCCCCGACTCTGTATCCAAAAGTTCTTCCcaaagaaaaaatgctttgtCTTTGATCGCCCCGTTGACTGCAAGAAGCTTGCCCGGCTCGAGAAACTACATGATGAAGAGCTGGACCCCGAATTTGTGCAACAAGTAGCAGACTTCTGTTCCTACATCTTTAGTAATTCCAAAACTAAAACTCTTTCAGGAGGCATCAAGGTCAACGGGCCTC GTCTAGAAAGCCTGGTGCTGACCTATATTGATGCTATCAGCAGTGGGGATCTGCCCTGCATGGAGAACACAATCCTGGCCTTGGCCCAGAGAGAGAACTCAGTTGCAGTGCAAAAAGCCATTGCTCACTACGACCAGCAGATGGGCCAGAAGGTGCAGCTGCCCACGGAAACCCTCCAGGAGTTGCTGGACATGCACAGAGACAGTGAGAGGGAGGCCACTGAAGTATTTATGAAGAACTCTTTCAAGGATGTGGACCatctgtttcaaaagaaattaGCGGTAATTTTTCTATCACGTTTACATGGATTTGGATTTTGGAAG CTCCAGCTAGAAAAAAAGCGGGATGACTTTTGTAAACAGAATCAGGAAGCATCATCAGATCGTTGCTCAGCTTTACTTCAGGACATTTTCAGCCCTCTAGAAGAAGAAGTGAAGATGGGAATTTATTCAAAACCAGGAGGCTATTGTCTCTTTATTCAGAAGCTACAAGACCTGAAGAAAAAGTACCATGAGGAACCGAGGAAGGGGATACAG GCTGAGGAGATTCTGCAGACATACTTGAAATCCAAGGAGTCTGTGACTGATGCAATTCTACAGACAGACCAGATtctcacaaaaaaggaaaaggagattgAAG TGGAACATGTAAAAGCTGAATCTGCACAGGCTTCAGCAAAAATGGTggaggaaatgcaaataaagtaTCAGCAGAtgatggaagagaaagagaagagttaTCAGGAACATGTGAAACAATTGACGGAGAAGATAGAGAGGGAGAGGGCCCAGTTGCTGGAAGAGCAAGAGAGGACCCTCACTAGTCAACTTCAG GAACAGGCCCAACTACTGAAGGAGAGATGCCAAGGTGAAAGTACCCAACTTCAAAATGAGATACAAAAGCTACAgaagaccctgaaaaaaaaaaccaagagatATATGTCTCATAAGCTAAAGATCTAA
- the GBP3 gene encoding guanylate-binding protein 3 isoform X3, protein MAPEIHMTGPMCLIENTNGELVANPEALKILSAITQPVVVVAIVGLYRTGKSYLMNKLAGKNMGFSMGSTVESHTKGIWMWSVPHPKKPEHTLVLLDTEGLGDVKKGDNQNDSWIFALAVLLSSTFVYNSMGTINQQAMDQLHYVTELTHRIQSKSSPDENENEDSADFVSFFPDFVWTLRDFSLDLEADGQPLTADEYLEYSLKLTQGTSEKDKNFNLPRLCIQKFFPKKKCFVFDRPVDCKKLARLEKLHDEELDPEFVQQVADFCSYIFSNSKTKTLSGGIKVNGPRLESLVLTYIDAISSGDLPCMENTILALAQRENSVAVQKAIAHYDQQMGQKVQLPTETLQELLDMHRDSEREATEVFMKNSFKDVDHLFQKKLAVIFLSRLHGFGFWKLQLEKKRDDFCKQNQEASSDRCSALLQDIFSPLEEEVKMGIYSKPGGYCLFIQKLQDLKKKYHEEPRKGIQAEEILQTYLKSKESVTDAILQTDQILTKKEKEIEVEHVKAESAQASAKMVEEMQIKYQQMMEEKEKSYQEHVKQLTEKIERERAQLLEEQERTLTSQLQVSKCITLFVFLFSVCSS, encoded by the exons ATGGCTCCAGAGATCCACATGACAGGCCCAATGTGCCTCATTGAGAACACTAACGGGGAACTGGTGGCGAATCCAGAAGCTCTGAAGATCCTGTCTGCCATTACAcagcctgtggtggtggtggcaattGTGGGCCTCTACCGCACAGGAAAATCCTACCTGATGAACAAGCTGGCTGGGAAGAATATGG GCTTCTCTATGGGCTCCACAGTGGAATCTCACACCAAAGGAATCTGGATGTGGAGTGTGCCTCACCCCAAGAAGCCAGAACACACCCTAGTCCTGCTTGACACTGAGGGCCTGGGAGATGTAAAGAAG GGTGACAACCAGAATGACTCCTGGATCTTCGCCCTGGCTGTCCTCCTGAGCAGCACCTTCGTGTACAACAGCATGGGAACCATCAACCAGCAGGCCATGGACCAACTGCA CTATGTGACAGAGCTGACACATCGAATCCAATCAAAATCCTCACCTGATGAGAATGAGAATGAGGATTCAGCTGACTTTGTGAGCTTCTTCCCAGACTTTGTGTGGACACTGAGAGATTTCTCCCTGGACTTAGAAGCAGATGGACAACCCCTCACAGCAGATGAGTACCTGGAGTATTCTCTGAAGCTAACACAAG GTACcagtgaaaaagataaaaattttaatctgCCCCGACTCTGTATCCAAAAGTTCTTCCcaaagaaaaaatgctttgtCTTTGATCGCCCCGTTGACTGCAAGAAGCTTGCCCGGCTCGAGAAACTACATGATGAAGAGCTGGACCCCGAATTTGTGCAACAAGTAGCAGACTTCTGTTCCTACATCTTTAGTAATTCCAAAACTAAAACTCTTTCAGGAGGCATCAAGGTCAACGGGCCTC GTCTAGAAAGCCTGGTGCTGACCTATATTGATGCTATCAGCAGTGGGGATCTGCCCTGCATGGAGAACACAATCCTGGCCTTGGCCCAGAGAGAGAACTCAGTTGCAGTGCAAAAAGCCATTGCTCACTACGACCAGCAGATGGGCCAGAAGGTGCAGCTGCCCACGGAAACCCTCCAGGAGTTGCTGGACATGCACAGAGACAGTGAGAGGGAGGCCACTGAAGTATTTATGAAGAACTCTTTCAAGGATGTGGACCatctgtttcaaaagaaattaGCGGTAATTTTTCTATCACGTTTACATGGATTTGGATTTTGGAAG CTCCAGCTAGAAAAAAAGCGGGATGACTTTTGTAAACAGAATCAGGAAGCATCATCAGATCGTTGCTCAGCTTTACTTCAGGACATTTTCAGCCCTCTAGAAGAAGAAGTGAAGATGGGAATTTATTCAAAACCAGGAGGCTATTGTCTCTTTATTCAGAAGCTACAAGACCTGAAGAAAAAGTACCATGAGGAACCGAGGAAGGGGATACAG GCTGAGGAGATTCTGCAGACATACTTGAAATCCAAGGAGTCTGTGACTGATGCAATTCTACAGACAGACCAGATtctcacaaaaaaggaaaaggagattgAAG TGGAACATGTAAAAGCTGAATCTGCACAGGCTTCAGCAAAAATGGTggaggaaatgcaaataaagtaTCAGCAGAtgatggaagagaaagagaagagttaTCAGGAACATGTGAAACAATTGACGGAGAAGATAGAGAGGGAGAGGGCCCAGTTGCTGGAAGAGCAAGAGAGGACCCTCACTAGTCAACTTCAGGTATCCAAATGCATcaccttgtttgtttttctgttttctgtctgttCTTCCTGA